A stretch of DNA from Terriglobales bacterium:
GCCACCTTCAGGATGGTGAAGACCACCTGGAACTCGCCTGCCCGGCGCACGCCGATCCAGTTCAGCGCGGTCAGAAGGACAATCACGGTCACGGCCAGAAGGTGACCCCAAGTGATGATCAGGGGTTCGGAGAATAGGGGTACGCGGAACAACTCGAAGCTCAAGAAGCCGAGGGCAGGGAAATTTCCCAACACCCGCACGAAGCCGCTGGCCACCGTGGCGATGGAGGCAGGCTTGCTGATGGTGAAGGTGGCCCAGGCATACAAAAAGCCCAGCAAGGGCCCATAGGCATCGCGGATATAAACGTACTCGCCGCCGGCGCCGGGCTTCATGGCGCCCAATTCTGCGTAGGTCACGGCGCCAAAGAACGAGAGCACGCCGCCGACCAGCCAGGCCAGAAGGACGATCTCGGCCGAGCCGACCGCCTGCATCATCTCCTTTGGGACGAGGAAAATCCCGCTGCCGATGATGATGCCCACAACGAGAGAGGCAGCATGCCGGATGCTGAGATCGCGAGCGAGTTGAGCTCTGGCGGCGCCGGCGTCAGGCACGAGCCTCTCCGTTTCTGTTCAGCACCACGCTGGCTGCGTATCCAGTGACAAAAGTGACAATCGTTCCCAGGGGCACGTACCAGGTCCAAGGGAGCACGGTCCACAGCCAGGCGTAGACGTTGACGGCCAGCCCCGCCGCCATGCCAACGGCGGCACCGCGGCTATGGGCAACACGAGTGAGCGCGCCCAGCAGGAACACGCCCAGCAGGGCGCCGTAGGCCACGGACGCGATGGCCAGGCCAACCTCTACTACGCGGCCTCCGCGCCTTGAAAGCAGGGCCACCGCGAACAGCACGATCGCCCAGACGAAAGTGATGCGGCGGGAAAGGCCGATGCGGTGCTGCTCATCCGCCTGCGGGCGGCGGCGCAGCAGGAAGTCCACCACCGTGGTCGAGGCTAGCGAACTGAGCGAGGAACTCAGGGTGGACATGGCGGCCGCCAGTATGGCCGCAATCAGTAGTCCAGCCACACCCGGAGGCATGTGCTGGACGATGAACGTCGGGAAGACCAGGTCCGATTTGGCGAAATGGGTAGAAGGCTCCGCCAGCCGGTAAAACGCGAATAGCGCCACGCCGATGACCAGAAAGAGAGCAAACTGCAACAGGATCACGACCCCGCTGGAGAGCAGCGCCAAGCGTGATTCTCGCAACCCGCGCGCAGCGAGCAGCCGCTGCACCATCAACTGGTCAGTCCCATGGCTAGCCGTAGTAAGGAAACCTCCGCCGATGACGCCGGCCCAGAACGTGTAGGGAGTCGCGAAACTCCAGGAGAAATCCAGCGCCTGCCATTTGCTGTTCAGGGAGCCGAGTTCGACGATGGCGTCCCATCCCCCGGGCACGGCAGCAAGAATCAGGAACAGGCCGGCAAGGGTTCCCCCGAGATAGATGAAGAGCTGCACGACGTCGGTCCAAATGACGGCAGCCAATCCGCCTTCCAGGGTGTAGATAAGTGTGAGCACGGTAATCAGTGCAACTGAGGCAACCTCGCCGGTGCCGATGGCCAGCATCACCACCATCGATACAGCCCAGATGCGCACACCATCGGCGGCGGCACGCGTCAGCAGGAACATGCCAGCCGTAAGCGAGCGGAGGCTGGGGCCGAAGCGACGCTCGATGAGCTGGTAGGCCGTGAACAGCTCGCCGCGAAAATACAGCGGCAGCAGCACAAAACTGATGACGACGCGTCCCACGCAATATCCCAGAGCGACCTGGAGGAATCCGAGGTTAGTGTCGTACGCAAGCCCAGGGATGCTGATGATGGTGAGCGTACTGGTCTCGGTGGCGACGATAGAGAGCGCGATGGCCCACCAGGGCACGTTGCGGTCGGCGAGGAAATAGTCGCGCAAGGTGCGGCGGGGCTTGCGGAAGC
This window harbors:
- a CDS encoding sodium:solute symporter; its protein translation is MPPAAYRNRSPMALRPLDLLIVALYLAGITAFGVRFRKPRRTLRDYFLADRNVPWWAIALSIVATETSTLTIISIPGLAYDTNLGFLQVALGYCVGRVVISFVLLPLYFRGELFTAYQLIERRFGPSLRSLTAGMFLLTRAAADGVRIWAVSMVVMLAIGTGEVASVALITVLTLIYTLEGGLAAVIWTDVVQLFIYLGGTLAGLFLILAAVPGGWDAIVELGSLNSKWQALDFSWSFATPYTFWAGVIGGGFLTTASHGTDQLMVQRLLAARGLRESRLALLSSGVVILLQFALFLVIGVALFAFYRLAEPSTHFAKSDLVFPTFIVQHMPPGVAGLLIAAILAAAMSTLSSSLSSLASTTVVDFLLRRRPQADEQHRIGLSRRITFVWAIVLFAVALLSRRGGRVVEVGLAIASVAYGALLGVFLLGALTRVAHSRGAAVGMAAGLAVNVYAWLWTVLPWTWYVPLGTIVTFVTGYAASVVLNRNGEARA